The genomic segment CACTTCATAAGTGTAAACACCACAAAGACCAATACCCTGCCTGTGAACATTCAGCATTATCTGGGTGGCATTTTCCGCAGATTTATTAAAAACAAATATAAGAATTTCAACAACAAATTCCATAGTCGTATAATCATCATTGTGCAAAAACACCTTATACATGGAAGGCTCTTTTATGTCTTCAAGCACATCAGATTCAACTATTTCATGGGTATCAGGACTAAACGGACTCATATTATACTCCGTATTTTTTTTACATTCCACAACATTTTTTATATTTTTTCCCGCTCCCGCAGGGACAGGGATCATTT from the Desulfonema limicola genome contains:
- the clpS gene encoding ATP-dependent Clp protease adapter ClpS yields the protein MSPFSPDTHEIVESDVLEDIKEPSMYKVFLHNDDYTTMEFVVEILIFVFNKSAENATQIMLNVHRQGIGLCGVYTYEVAETKVNTVTSLAKEHGFPLKCTMEVE